Proteins from a genomic interval of Rhodococcus rhodochrous:
- a CDS encoding alpha/beta fold hydrolase: protein MSNTRLVETPVAELEVRLDGEGPAVVLLPSLGRDSYEFDPIASDLAAAGFTALRPQPRGIGSSRGPMTGLDLHDLAGDVAAVVEHFDAAPAVVAGHAFGHYVARVLAADRPELVRGVAVLAAGARRFPASLTERVAKCSDLSLPDHERLVHLRDVFFAEGHDPAVWLDGWWPEAIVSQRAAMAATDKESWWTVAPSPLLDVQAGEDVFRPAETRGELVDEFGSELVSTAVVPGCGHALVPEAPHEVARILVEWIRTRLG, encoded by the coding sequence GTGAGCAACACTCGTCTTGTCGAAACACCGGTGGCCGAACTCGAGGTACGTCTCGACGGGGAAGGGCCGGCAGTCGTCCTGCTTCCCTCCCTCGGACGCGATTCCTACGAATTCGATCCGATCGCGAGCGACCTTGCGGCAGCGGGATTCACCGCTCTGCGACCGCAACCCCGAGGAATCGGCAGCAGCCGTGGACCCATGACCGGCCTCGATCTGCACGACCTCGCGGGTGACGTCGCCGCCGTCGTCGAGCATTTCGACGCCGCACCCGCCGTGGTGGCCGGCCACGCATTCGGGCACTACGTGGCCCGGGTGCTCGCAGCCGATCGGCCCGAACTCGTCCGGGGGGTCGCCGTGCTCGCCGCCGGTGCCCGCCGGTTCCCGGCCTCGCTGACCGAGCGTGTCGCCAAGTGTTCCGACCTCTCGCTTCCCGATCATGAACGACTCGTGCACCTGCGCGACGTCTTCTTCGCCGAAGGACACGATCCGGCGGTGTGGCTCGACGGGTGGTGGCCCGAGGCGATCGTGTCGCAACGGGCAGCGATGGCTGCGACCGACAAGGAATCGTGGTGGACGGTGGCGCCGTCACCTCTGCTCGACGTACAAGCAGGAGAGGACGTCTTCCGGCCCGCGGAGACCCGCGGTGAGCTCGTCGACGAGTTCGGGAGCGAACTCGTTTCCACGGCCGTCGTGCCGGGTTGCGGGCACGCCCTCGTCCCGGAGGCTCCTCACGAGGTGGCCCGGATCCTGGTCGAGTGGATCCGTACGCGTCTCGGATGA
- a CDS encoding ATP-binding protein → MFKRIAVVNRGEAAVRLIRAVRELNSEHGYDIRTIALHTDAERRAMFVRQADEGVTLRPSTTAATPYLDHAELERALLEAKADAVWVGWGFVAEDPAFAELCARLGITFIGPSADAMRLLGDKVEAKILAEKVGVPVAPWSGGPVDSRADARRHAQAIGYPLIIKARSGGGGRGIRKVYAEDELELALERTQGEAERSFGDPVVFIERLVTDARHVEVQVIADKHGNVWAPGVRDCSIQRKNQKVIEESASPLLTKEQSDHLRAVSADLVRAAGYAGAGTVEYLYQPDLKIFTFLEVNTRLQVEHPITEATTGIDLVKLQILVASGEKLPGECPSEFGHAVEARLNAEDAANGFAPAPGTVQLLKFPLGSGLRVDTGIAQGDVIPPDYDSMVAKIIAWGRDRDEALARLRTALRETTVVLDGGTTTKSFLLDLLDRPEVVDASADTGWLDRTGAGTETGPSKVADVALIATAVDVYDTDEARERSAFLASARGGRPRAGHAVGRKIELSYQGQAYELVVGQVGPHRYRVDTGSAEFDVDVERLGDYESRLTLGGRRHNVVSIAGPAHFLVEVDGISHQISQDEAGVVRTPAPAVVVAVPVAVGDEVEAGQTLVVLESMKMETAVRAPFAGKVREILGVVNAQVDAGAPLLRVDQIVEEVVTETVERVEFAAPAPSVSDDVAADALARLDSLAALVTGYDVSAKRTAALLAEYERLSGSVDSCALVRAELSLLTTFADVCELSRNRPTEEEKNSDDRVHSPREFFHGYLQSLDVEVGGLPDSFRARLARALRHYDVLELDRTPELEEAVYRLFLALERIEAHVPVVTSLLDRWVERDDTEVGISHELNEVLDRLIVATQVRFPVIGDTARNLRYRYFEEPVIRKAREQAYDGVRGSLAYLAEHPQATDYAQRIDSLVATPEPLIDLLAQQITRPESVPGPLLEVIVRRAYKIRTLEDVRSCTVGGHQFVTGNFDLRGTRLYLMSAEAPQAEFASLLDAVEESAASVPDTKNLVIDLYLAWDDAPADADAQADALRAELAARPVTGAARRVTVTVCHTDTAEEHVFTFRPYETGYAEEANIRDIHPLTGQRLDLWRLKNFDGTRLPANPDTYLYHLVSQDNPSDERFIALAEVRDLTPQRDESGRIVGLPAFERALASSLDGMRRAQATRGGRRLDANRVVLYVWPAVDLDMEDLRRIGRNAAPLTVGAGLEEITVIGSWRDRQDEPAREVALRFSYRSGAGVIVRVTEPPKEPLKPLDEYTQKVQRSRARGTVYPYELIPLLTGSEGTFVEYDFDEQGALVPVDRPYGRNTAGLIVGVVDTPTPRYPEGMKRVALFGDPTKALGTVAEAECSRVVAAIDLAESLDAPVEWFALSSGATISMDSGTENMDWVSRGLRRIITFTQNGGEINVVVTGINVGAQPYWNAEATMLMHTKGILVMTPDSAMVLTGKQSLDYSGGVSAEDNFGIGGYDRVMGPNGQAQYWAPNLSAAIETLFAHYAHAYVAPGERFPRKATSTDPVDRNVCVYPHVHPSSDFTTVGDIFSSETNPDRKKPFDIRTVMRSVVDQDHAVLERWADMADADTSVVFDAHLGGNPVTVIGIESRAIPRKGWFPADGPDQWTSGTLFPKSSKKTARAINAASGNRPLVVLANLSGFDGSPESLRNLQLEYGAEIGRAIVNFDGPIVFVVVSRYHGGAFVVFSGALNENMEVLAVEGSFASVLGGAPAAAVVFTRDVNKRTASDPRVVELEAQLRAAEDGDKARLGVELTALRTAVRSEKLGEVAAEFEAIHNIQRAQQVGSVDAIVPAVELRPQIIAAVERGMARTLA, encoded by the coding sequence ATGTTCAAGCGGATCGCAGTGGTCAATCGTGGTGAGGCGGCCGTACGCCTCATCCGGGCAGTCCGGGAGCTCAACTCCGAGCACGGTTACGACATCAGGACCATCGCTCTGCACACCGACGCCGAACGACGGGCGATGTTCGTCCGTCAGGCCGACGAAGGAGTGACCCTCCGTCCGTCGACGACGGCGGCGACCCCCTACCTCGATCATGCAGAACTCGAGCGCGCGCTTCTCGAGGCGAAGGCCGACGCCGTGTGGGTCGGCTGGGGCTTCGTCGCCGAGGACCCCGCCTTCGCCGAGTTGTGCGCCCGCCTCGGGATCACCTTCATCGGCCCCTCCGCCGACGCCATGCGTCTGCTCGGCGACAAGGTCGAGGCGAAGATCCTCGCCGAGAAGGTCGGCGTTCCCGTCGCACCGTGGTCCGGTGGACCGGTCGATTCCCGCGCCGACGCGCGCCGTCATGCGCAGGCCATCGGCTACCCGCTGATCATCAAGGCCCGCTCCGGTGGCGGTGGCCGCGGCATCCGCAAGGTCTACGCCGAGGACGAGCTCGAGCTCGCCCTCGAGCGCACCCAGGGTGAGGCCGAGCGTTCCTTCGGCGACCCCGTCGTGTTCATCGAGCGTCTCGTCACCGACGCGCGCCACGTCGAGGTCCAGGTCATCGCCGACAAGCACGGCAACGTGTGGGCCCCGGGTGTGCGCGACTGCTCGATCCAGCGCAAGAACCAGAAGGTCATCGAGGAGTCCGCCTCGCCGCTGCTCACCAAGGAGCAGTCCGACCACCTGCGCGCGGTCTCGGCCGATCTCGTCCGCGCCGCCGGCTACGCCGGTGCCGGCACCGTCGAGTACCTCTACCAGCCCGACCTGAAGATCTTCACCTTCCTCGAGGTCAACACGCGCCTCCAGGTCGAGCACCCCATCACCGAGGCCACGACCGGCATCGACCTCGTGAAGCTGCAGATCCTCGTCGCCTCCGGCGAGAAGCTGCCCGGCGAGTGCCCCTCCGAGTTCGGCCACGCCGTCGAGGCCCGCCTGAACGCCGAGGACGCCGCCAACGGCTTCGCACCCGCCCCCGGCACCGTGCAGCTGCTGAAGTTCCCGCTCGGGTCCGGTCTGCGTGTCGACACCGGCATCGCTCAGGGCGACGTCATCCCGCCCGACTACGATTCGATGGTCGCCAAGATCATCGCGTGGGGCCGCGACCGCGACGAGGCACTCGCCCGCCTGCGCACCGCTCTGCGCGAGACCACCGTCGTCCTCGACGGCGGCACGACGACCAAGTCGTTCCTGCTCGATCTGCTCGACCGCCCCGAGGTCGTCGACGCCTCCGCCGACACCGGCTGGCTCGACCGCACCGGCGCCGGCACCGAGACGGGTCCGTCCAAGGTCGCCGACGTCGCTCTGATCGCGACCGCCGTCGACGTCTACGACACCGACGAGGCCCGCGAGCGCTCCGCCTTCCTCGCCTCGGCCCGCGGCGGTCGCCCGCGTGCCGGACACGCCGTCGGACGCAAGATCGAGCTCAGCTACCAGGGCCAGGCCTACGAACTCGTCGTCGGCCAGGTCGGCCCGCACCGCTACCGGGTCGACACCGGATCCGCCGAGTTCGATGTCGACGTCGAGCGGCTGGGTGACTACGAGTCGCGCCTGACCCTCGGTGGACGCCGCCACAACGTGGTGTCGATCGCCGGTCCCGCCCACTTCCTCGTCGAGGTCGACGGCATCAGCCACCAGATCAGCCAGGACGAGGCCGGCGTGGTGCGCACGCCCGCCCCGGCCGTGGTCGTCGCGGTTCCCGTCGCCGTCGGTGACGAGGTCGAGGCCGGTCAGACGCTCGTCGTGCTCGAGTCGATGAAGATGGAGACCGCGGTCCGCGCTCCCTTCGCCGGCAAGGTCCGCGAGATCCTCGGCGTCGTCAACGCGCAGGTCGACGCGGGCGCCCCGCTCCTGCGGGTCGACCAGATCGTCGAAGAGGTCGTCACCGAGACCGTCGAGCGCGTCGAGTTCGCCGCACCGGCGCCCTCGGTCAGCGACGACGTCGCGGCCGACGCTCTCGCCCGCCTCGACTCGCTCGCCGCTCTGGTCACCGGATACGACGTGTCCGCCAAGCGCACCGCGGCGCTGCTCGCCGAGTACGAGCGTCTCTCCGGTTCCGTCGATTCGTGCGCGCTCGTCCGCGCCGAACTCTCGCTGCTGACGACCTTCGCGGACGTGTGCGAACTGTCGCGCAACCGTCCGACCGAGGAGGAGAAGAACAGCGACGACCGGGTCCACAGCCCCCGCGAGTTCTTCCACGGCTACCTGCAGTCGCTCGACGTCGAGGTCGGGGGTCTGCCCGACAGCTTCCGCGCGCGCCTCGCCCGCGCCCTGCGGCACTACGACGTCCTCGAACTCGATCGCACCCCGGAGCTCGAAGAGGCCGTCTACCGGTTGTTCCTCGCGCTCGAGCGCATCGAGGCCCACGTCCCCGTGGTCACCTCGCTGCTCGACCGCTGGGTCGAGCGCGACGACACCGAGGTGGGGATCTCCCACGAGCTCAACGAGGTCCTCGACCGACTGATCGTCGCGACCCAGGTCCGCTTCCCGGTCATCGGCGACACCGCCCGCAACCTGCGGTACCGCTACTTCGAGGAGCCGGTGATCCGCAAGGCCCGCGAGCAGGCCTACGACGGGGTCCGCGGTTCGCTCGCGTACCTCGCCGAGCATCCGCAGGCGACGGACTACGCGCAGCGCATCGATTCGCTCGTCGCCACGCCCGAGCCGCTGATCGACCTTCTCGCACAGCAGATCACGCGTCCCGAGTCCGTTCCGGGCCCGCTGCTCGAGGTCATCGTCCGACGGGCGTACAAGATCCGCACCCTCGAGGACGTGCGTTCGTGCACGGTCGGCGGGCACCAGTTCGTCACCGGCAACTTCGATCTGCGCGGCACGCGTCTGTACCTGATGTCCGCGGAGGCTCCGCAGGCGGAGTTCGCGTCGCTGCTCGACGCCGTCGAGGAGTCGGCGGCTTCGGTTCCCGACACGAAGAACCTCGTGATCGACCTGTACCTCGCGTGGGACGACGCTCCGGCCGATGCCGACGCCCAGGCCGACGCGCTGCGCGCCGAACTCGCCGCTCGCCCGGTGACCGGTGCGGCCCGTCGCGTGACGGTGACGGTCTGCCACACCGACACGGCAGAAGAGCACGTGTTCACCTTCCGCCCCTACGAGACCGGGTACGCGGAAGAGGCCAACATCCGCGACATCCACCCGCTCACGGGTCAGCGTCTGGATCTCTGGCGCCTGAAGAACTTCGACGGCACCCGCCTGCCCGCCAACCCGGACACCTACCTGTATCACCTGGTGTCGCAGGACAATCCGTCCGACGAGCGGTTCATCGCCCTCGCCGAGGTGCGCGACCTGACGCCGCAGCGCGACGAGTCCGGCCGCATCGTCGGACTGCCGGCCTTCGAACGTGCTCTCGCGAGCTCGCTCGACGGCATGCGCCGCGCCCAGGCCACCCGCGGCGGGCGACGTCTCGACGCGAACCGCGTGGTGCTCTACGTGTGGCCCGCCGTCGATCTCGACATGGAGGATCTGCGCCGCATCGGCCGCAACGCCGCGCCGCTGACCGTGGGCGCCGGTCTCGAGGAGATCACCGTCATCGGGTCGTGGCGTGATCGTCAGGACGAGCCGGCACGCGAGGTCGCCCTGCGCTTCTCGTACCGCTCCGGTGCGGGCGTCATCGTGCGGGTCACCGAGCCGCCGAAGGAGCCGCTGAAGCCGCTCGACGAGTACACCCAGAAGGTCCAGCGGTCCCGTGCCCGCGGCACCGTCTACCCGTACGAGCTGATCCCGCTGCTCACCGGCAGCGAGGGCACCTTCGTCGAGTACGACTTCGACGAGCAGGGCGCCCTCGTGCCCGTCGACCGCCCCTACGGCCGCAACACCGCGGGTCTGATCGTCGGTGTCGTCGACACCCCGACCCCGCGCTACCCCGAGGGCATGAAGCGCGTCGCGCTGTTCGGTGATCCCACGAAGGCGCTGGGCACCGTCGCGGAGGCCGAGTGCTCCCGCGTGGTCGCCGCGATCGACCTGGCGGAGAGCCTCGATGCCCCCGTCGAGTGGTTCGCGCTGTCGTCCGGCGCGACGATCTCCATGGACTCGGGCACCGAGAACATGGACTGGGTGTCGCGCGGTCTGCGTCGCATCATCACGTTCACGCAGAACGGCGGCGAGATCAACGTCGTGGTCACCGGCATCAACGTCGGCGCGCAGCCGTACTGGAACGCCGAGGCGACGATGCTCATGCACACCAAGGGCATCCTCGTGATGACCCCGGACAGCGCCATGGTGCTCACCGGCAAGCAGTCGCTCGACTACTCGGGTGGCGTCTCCGCCGAGGACAACTTCGGTATCGGTGGCTACGACCGCGTCATGGGCCCCAACGGTCAGGCGCAGTACTGGGCTCCCAACCTCAGTGCCGCCATCGAGACGCTGTTCGCGCACTATGCCCACGCCTACGTCGCGCCGGGCGAGCGCTTCCCGCGCAAGGCCACGTCCACCGACCCGGTCGACCGCAACGTGTGCGTGTACCCGCACGTGCATCCGTCCAGCGACTTCACCACCGTGGGCGACATCTTCTCGTCCGAGACCAACCCGGATCGCAAGAAGCCGTTCGACATCCGCACGGTGATGCGCTCGGTGGTCGACCAGGACCACGCGGTGCTCGAGCGGTGGGCCGACATGGCCGACGCCGACACCTCGGTCGTCTTCGACGCGCACCTGGGCGGAAACCCGGTGACGGTCATCGGCATCGAGTCCCGCGCGATCCCGCGCAAGGGCTGGTTCCCGGCCGACGGACCGGACCAGTGGACCTCGGGCACGTTGTTCCCCAAGTCGTCGAAGAAGACGGCGCGGGCGATCAACGCGGCGAGCGGCAACCGTCCGCTCGTGGTGCTCGCCAACCTGTCGGGCTTCGACGGCTCCCCCGAGTCGCTGCGCAACCTTCAGCTCGAGTACGGTGCCGAGATCGGCCGGGCCATCGTCAACTTCGACGGTCCGATCGTGTTCGTCGTGGTCTCCCGCTACCACGGTGGTGCCTTCGTGGTGTTCTCGGGCGCACTGAACGAGAACATGGAAGTCCTCGCCGTGGAGGGTTCGTTCGCCTCGGTGCTCGGTGGCGCTCCGGCGGCCGCGGTGGTCTTCACCCGTGACGTCAACAAGCGCACCGCGAGCGATCCGCGGGTCGTGGAACTCGAGGCCCAGCTGCGGGCCGCCGAGGACGGCGACAAGGCGCGACTGGGTGTCGAGCTCACCGCTCTGCGCACCGCGGTGCGGTCGGAGAAGCTCGGTGAGGTGGCAGCCGAGTTCGAGGCGATCCACAACATCCAGCGCGCACAGCAGGTCGGCTCGGTCGACGCGATCGTGCCGGCGGTCGAGCTGCGGCCGCAGATCATTGCGGCCGTCGAGCGCGGCATGGCACGCACGCTCGCGTAA